The following proteins are encoded in a genomic region of Pyrus communis chromosome 11, drPyrComm1.1, whole genome shotgun sequence:
- the LOC137709265 gene encoding AP2-like ethylene-responsive transcription factor At1g79700 codes for MELTMVKNEENPGRRHLCAEDPEAQAAGCVNRRRRDPPPVAVSCENSHTEQKLLQKLADQTLTTTMKRSSRFRGVSRHRWTGRFEAHLWDKLSWNVTQKKKGKQVYLGAYDKEESAARAYDLAALKYWGASTFTNFPISDYEKEIEIMQSVTKEEFLASLRRNSSGFSRGVSKYRGVARHHHNGRWEARIGRVVGNKYLYLGTYSTQEEAARAYDIAAIEHRGINAVTSFDLSSYIRWLKPKAGDTVATQEPESVAEPQNMPFMTSGYIPADETSFSHTNPIASDYLNSPRKQEVTRSSTNLNAGSKSIHVLTRSCYGLTLGSTDRLYMWPYRRFPGSRFKRTTPP; via the exons ATGGAGTTGACgatggtgaagaatgaagagaacccTGGGAGGCGCCACCTGTGTGCAGAAGACCCTGAGGCTCAGGCTGCCGGGTGTGTCAACAGAAGGAGAAGAGACCCGCCTCCAGTTGCGGTTAGTTGCGAAAACAGCCACACTGAGCAGAAGTTGCTGCAAAAGCTAGCCGATCAAACTCTTACTACCACCATGAAGAGAAGCTCGAGATTTCGTGGTGTCAGCAG GCATCGGTGGACTGGTCGATTCGAAGCTCACTTGTGGGATAAGCTCTCATGGAATGTAACAcagaagaaaaaagggaaacaaG TTTACCTTGGAGCTTATGACAAAGAAGAATCTGCTGCAAGAGCATATGATTTAGCAGCACTCAAGTACTGGGGAGCATCGACTTTCACCAACTTCCCG ATATCGGACTATGAGAAAGAAATCGAGATCATGCAATCTGTCACGAAAGAAGAGTTTTTGGCCTCGTTAAGAAG AAACAGCAGTGGGTTTTCAAGAGGTGTATCTAAGTACAGAGGAGTAGCAAG GCACCATCATAACGGCAGATGGGAAGCAAGAATCGGAAGAGTTGTCGGAAACAAGTACCTCTACCTTGGCACTTACA GTACCCAAGAGGAAGCAGCTCGAGCCTACGACATTGCAGCGATTGAGCACAGAGGGATCAATGCCGTCACCAGTTTTGATCTGAGTTCTTACATAAGATGGTTGAAGCCAAAAGCTGGCGACACCGTAGCCACTCAAGAACCAGAATCAGTCGCAGAGCCTCAGAACATGCCGTTCATGACCAGTGGCTACATCCCGGCAGACGAAACATCCTTCTCACACACCAACCCTATTGCCTCTGACTATCTGAACTCTCCACGAAAGCAAGAAGTCACCCGAAGCAGCACCAATCTTAATGCCGGCAGCAAGTCTATACATGTGTTAACTCGCAGCTGCTATGGTCTCACACTGGGTTCCACAGATCGTCTATACATGTGGCCCTATAGACGGTTTCCTGGAAGTCGGTTTAAAAGAACAACGCCACCATAA